A portion of the bacterium genome contains these proteins:
- a CDS encoding N-glycosylase/DNA lyase, with translation MKGLTPEVLNLVLDYEEKKSEIRKRLEEFKEVWKQPDKQIFSELCFCLCTPQAKAIYCGRAISSLEKKEVLFKGNASQIRKGLNAIRFPNNKTRYIMEARKLFTVNGIIRIKNKIDENNIFETRQWFVRNVKGFGFKEASHFLRNIGFGDDFAILDVHILRSMMRYGIIDKQPKTITKNQYLCLENELRQFSQKANVPMDEIDLLFWASETGKIFK, from the coding sequence AGAAAACGATTAGAGGAGTTCAAGGAAGTCTGGAAGCAGCCTGATAAGCAAATATTCAGCGAACTTTGTTTTTGCCTATGCACTCCGCAAGCAAAAGCAATTTATTGCGGCAGGGCTATTTCTTCTCTTGAGAAAAAAGAAGTTCTTTTCAAGGGCAATGCCAGTCAGATAAGAAAAGGTTTAAACGCTATTCGTTTTCCCAATAACAAGACTCGTTACATTATGGAAGCGCGTAAACTTTTTACCGTGAATGGTATTATTAGAATAAAAAACAAAATTGACGAAAATAATATTTTTGAAACTCGTCAGTGGTTTGTCCGCAATGTTAAAGGATTTGGCTTTAAGGAAGCCAGCCATTTCCTGAGAAATATCGGTTTTGGCGATGATTTTGCCATACTTGATGTGCATATATTAAGAAGTATGATGAGATACGGAATTATTGATAAACAACCCAAAACTATAACTAAAAATCAATATTTGTGTTTAGAAAACGAACTAAGGCAATTCTCACAAAAAGCGAATGTTCCTATGGACGAAATAGATCTATTGTTTTGGGCTTCTGAAACAGGTAAAATATTCAAATGA